CCGTTGGTGTTGCTGCTGGAGCTTGAGCTCTTGATGAGGTTGATAATAAACCCATGATCATAAAGATTGCGAATACTGCAGACATCTTCATTTTTCTTAAGGGAGGATTAGAGAAATGCAGAGAAGATTTTTTAGAGAGATAGAAGATGAGagtttttttgttgtttgatGTTCTTTGAAGATATTGAGAGTGGTGAGTTTAAGTAAAGGGAAGTGATGAtgatatttatatataaaaactCTTGCAGAGAGTAAGAGTAAAGCTTCTTTCTTTTGGAATATACAGCgaagaattgaagagaagaaaattTGGGTAAATTAGCTGTATGTGATTGTGAAGTAGTAGTCGTTGAGGtgtaaaaacagtgttgcttttctTTTCAGACTTATTAAATTCATACTTTCATGCTCCACCGTTCGGTGCAATAATCAAGTCATGTGTGCGTACCTACCTTGCAATACTTCTTCTAGTGTGCATCATACGATAAAAATAAGGTGTTATTCACCGGTGAAGCCGATGTCATTGCAGTACGGTGGTAGCGTAAAGTTACTGGAGGGATAGTATTAATGATCTGGGTCTGAAACTCGCTAGTATCAGATCAAACAAGAATATTGTGATAAATACATTTGCATTTAAACCGGTTAACCATTTGTGATTGTTGCAATTTGAAATAGTGTTTGTCTATGATTGATGATATAAAATTTGCCGAAAAGGGGAACCAAGTAACATGGGCACAAGAGTTCGCCAGCAGAATTTGGGTTTAATATTCCATCATATCCATGTCTCCATGTGACCGTTGCTTTTTTTCTATCTGTTGGGGGTTCTTTTGTAGGCCTATGCCTTTTCTGTCATTTTGCCATCAGTGGCATTAAATTACTAATTTCCTCAAAAAGGGacatttaattaataaaattatgaaacCAAGCTTATATAATTGAGCAACATTGTAGCCGGAGCCTAGTTAGCAATCaggcgaatcattcgcgaattggACCACCTAATAAGGCGCAACGTCCCCTTCTCCTTCCAGAGATTCGAACCTCTAACATGTAGCTCATCTACCAGTCTCCAGTCCATTAAACCACCGGTTTGTTGGTGATAATATTGCCTATGTCTAATATATATCGATACTTGTACACGAATTAGGTATTCCCAAAgtacttattattttatttgtttttaatgCATGAGGTATTCCCAGAGTACttattcttttatttgtttttaatgCATGCCGAATTTTATGTCCCTAATTTATATTTCCAAAACGAATTatgcacgtacgtatgccgtcccGAATGATTGCAGaatcacgaaccgttgaccgaATTTACCTTCCGTCGAAACGAATAATACACGTACGTATGACGTCCCAAACGTTTCCCGTAACCCCAATTGCTAACTAGGAGCTGGATTGCATTAATAGAGAACGTTAATATTCttaatttgttgttttattgACTTTTAGAGCTGGTTTGGTTCCTTTGTCATTTTCAGTGGGAAAATGATTTTCCTTTTCATTCATTTCTTTCACTTAAACAAGGAATGGAAGTTATCAGTAAATTCATTGGCACTTAAacgtttttgattttaagttaggTTATATTGAGGGGGTTAGGTGCTTTCTTCTACCTTTTCCATATAACCTAGTAACAATTAATGTGTTAATGAACTTTGAAAATTATTGCACAACAACTTATTTTATTTGACGAATATCAACTACCTTGGtttccattaaaaaaatttctgaTTTTATAGGAAACTTTTTGCTCTTTTTGTTTAATTATTTTCGCAAGATAATTAAATTACTGTATGTTCCAAATTTTGTACCACAAAAAGAGAAAACTTAAAATAGTTTGCATTTCCTGATTTTCATATTATTTTTTTCGCCATataaaaacatgaaaatgaacattttactGAAAGTAGggatgaagaaaaaagaaaaaacttgtaATACTAATTATTTTTCCGAATATTCaattattaaaagaaaaatgaatgaCTAGAGAGCATAATCGAATTGATATTACAAACTTTTTGACGCGAATGAATTGGTTAGTTTAACAGTAAAGAAAAATAATCCAAATTGGACAGCTTAAGTAAACCAGTAATGTTTAAAATCCAGAAAGATTACTTACATACATTACTAAATTACGAcctaaaactgaaatcaaacacgTTATAATTGCTGTTTATGTCATGATTTACGAAATAGAAAAAGATCTCATGATGTCGGTGAAAATGGCAGAAGGCCCAAAAACGGCTACTTCTAAATGGTGTGAATTGGAGTATTTCAAAACTCATTCAGTTTTAGCCTGTATCCAACTGTGATGGAGTGTACCAAATTTGACGTTACCCTCGAAAAGTATACAACATTCTTTAATGGTTACATCAAAATCATTTGGCCAGTGACAGCCaatttaatgaattattggtaCCGTCCACGAAAatactctcaacaaacaatttgaGTTTGTCAAAAATCGagcttttagaagaagaaaaaaaacaaaagagttttgCTAAATTTATAGAAATAATAATTGGGGTAGAAAAGAGAACAAGGTGCTGGTCGATTAGGACATTTCTGTACGGATAAATTGTATATTCCACAGAGGCAAGTAATTTGACACTCATTCCATTAACCGAAAGTCAAGGATTAGTCAGGAGGTCTAAGAGGTCGGTTAAGCAACAATGATTCCATAAGATGGCATACGTTCTGCCGAGCACAACAATGTGTCTATGCCAATGCCATCACGGTGAAGCAATTTCGATCAAGGAAAATGTTGTATATGCCATCACTGTCACTAGCACTAGAAAATAGACCAACTAGCTATGCTAATTTGCAAACTAGTATGAGAATAGCACATTATTTACATATAGTCGCGATATATTCATCTTGTCTCTTCATTTAACGAATTTTTAAGGCTTGAACTTGAGGCAGGGATAAAACAAGTACAACCGCATGTTGCACTTTCTAATAGTGATTTGTTGTGTTAATTATTGTTGTTATTCTATATTtaaattattaattaaaaaaaatatccatTGGATCATCCGTATCCAACTCGTCAATCATCATATTCAGTGGATGCAAATTCGTAGGATGCTAGATATATTAGATGTGAATGTCAAACTTTAAATCCGTCATTATTGAATTGGATGCAGATGATGCTAAAATCGATCCACTGGACCGTGCACACCTCTATACTTTCACAAACGTACTGGATTTTTGAATGTGTCTCAAAAGTCTTACTTAGATAAGTTAATTTCATTTGGTATAATTCCAACACTGGTTTAGATTTTCTCAAAACACAACGTGCCTGAAAGTAGTTAAAATAAGTCTCCAAGGCCAATTTCCAAGGGATTATAGCTACTCTCTTAATGACCTATACGATTTCCGATTCCAGGATAAATCCAAGTTTGAGCGATTAAATAGGTGTCTTTGAAGCcgattttatgcaattttttaacCAATTCcaagccaattttttctttttgaactttaatgTTGAATGTGTTTTATGATGAACTTACATATAGTTTTAATTGTATTGGTGTTGCTAAATCACTACATGATAGTGTcaaagttttgattttaattagGTATAAGTCATGTTAGTAGAAACATATATTATCAACAGGACTCTAAGCCTTTAGTCCAATTGAAAAGCAGAGGGTACCATGTACACCACTAGCTTTTTTGTTCGGAAACCTGTGtgaacaaaacctaatacaattgcaagtagatttAATTGGAGATCCTTGAACAATATTTACATATAGAGTTTATAATTCTTTGTCTTCATaatcagaaagcaaagaaaataaagtatGTGAAACTGATTGTATAGAAGAGtatttggacgatctcaaaaatcaatatccaagatcaatctaatcGTATCCAAATAGAGAGGATCCAAATTtttccaagtatgaaacttgttatctatctttcaagacaaattctacaagaacgatCCTCGTAATAGATCAAAATTAGTATGGaattatctactaagattgatttTGTACTACTTGTGCTAATCCTTTTATAATAAtgcaaaaaaggaaaaacacaagacactacgaattttgttaatgaggagaactgcacctgcagaaaacCCCCATACCTCATCCTGATTTGAACATCGAACTGTACTAAACTGCTCCATACAGTTCATCTGAACTATACTATCAGACAtcagaccggaatgtagttgagactgaattcaccctccaagaaattcagctgcagtcgtgctccttacgtctcttgaacctcgcagggCTTTACAAAATTGATTTCCTTAGCCAACGCCccttacatcctaagagttgtttcaacctaagtaaagacttttggtaccaatcttcctctaacagataaaccTATTTGGTTTCCATTTAGATCGAATTGATCAAGAAGCTTGGATTATTAACCACATCTTAAAAACAATATTAAACATATCAATAAAGAACAATTATATgaatcttgaggaatcacaattTCTGAGACTAAGAGAACTTTCTGATTTCTATCTATATCATTCTTGAATGAGATTGACCAAAACCCcgataaaagaaaaaacaagccCTGGACATACAAATatgtcaaggtaaagatagtcagatCTATCTTCACGAATCCTTaagtaaagtcttcaagtcgtaaacctaattatgtttctcagatgaagcctagattaataaaggacgactctagGATAGCTAGGACACAgagaagtgtcagggattgaagttcccagttgtttgagtcCCTTTATTTATATAGTTTAAAGACTAaagatttctttgaattcaagctaagataacttgagaatcaagcaaacactttctctgtttagatgaaactcttgttaggaATTCATATAAGCGTGTGAGAAGCTTGTCTTtaaattacatagaagaatagACACTATGGTCCAGGAAAccggaaccgtgtacaatgatagttcatGGAAAGTATTCCTTAAGAACAAATAAGCAATATcctgttcatttaaacacttaagacttgtgTAATGATGCATACGCACAAGGTATTTTAGTGATGAAATATATCTTAAAGgtgtttgataagtgcataattcatatgattttaatgtccgttctatacttgttttagctattattcttgcatattttcgtattattattcttgttttgtcttatttgtctctattatgtGAATCacccaaaaaggagctacaagtTTCTAAAAATATATGCTAAAAGAAGTACtcaaagtatccaagtgcccaagtcgaaGCGaaatggaagaagtgcgacgaaacggagcaaaagatgctcaaaatcaagagacgggccaaagaccaagattaactcattcaaattcagtatttctcatcaccatcttgaagagaatttaaTTACAAAAAGAATGCAAGAAGAATGAGgtaattccgagttcggacgaagaggtCACGGCCAAACCAAGTTATCAAATGCCGACGTCTATAAGCCAGTTCGGGAACGGGCGTAACTGGAttttgtgaactgaaaagttcGGGAACTGTGTTCAGGAACAAAGGTCCCTGAATTTTATTTGAATAATAGTTCGCAAACGGTGTTCGCGAACCATGAGGGCCAAAAGTCCCGAACTATTTATAAGGTCTTTCTTTGGTAACTTAGGGTCGGCTTCCTTAACCAACCTAGATACTTAAAACCCaagaaatgtaaacctatataaacaggtattaggtcatgaatgaGAGGATATCAAGgggtcacgaaattgtaagtcttgtAGAGAAGAAACAACACACAgagcgaaagctagggtttcagagcgattccctttcgtaacgatatctcttaacttctcttatatgtatatcatggatgcttctacatccatgattagataaacacctattgattgaggatgagttctaagttgtaaacaagatttgagttattatattaatgtaCTTTGAAGTTCTACATATGATTATCGCTTGTTTATATtataatgaatatttatgattgattgatagattgttttggtggacaactaaattgatttgttgatttaatctatTGCTATTATTTAGTTAGGAGATAcataatcgtcgaataacttgtactcAAGTAGAGGATACGAGACCTTACAAAAGgatctgtggagcgattgtgtgtataaacaacactagaaagtggaccttgagctaagagtctaactactaggataaacctataaattcacaaaagataaagcgttcgaccaaattacaccttgagtgagctactactaggtggtttagaagaatataatctggtattggagagcttccgtactcagtgaaaaggaatttagggaataacactgagctagctgttattccacggttggtgataatttaTGATTAACGACAAGTAGGAAACTATAAAAACTCATTGACAGTTTATAtgcgaagaaggattcctcgatcatatctctcactattgatcatatctctctctattgcttataacttaatatttttaattgcttttatttactttgttcagaatctaaaacaaaaccccttttgtgacactttgacaactaaaactcactgctcttcgtgggaacgatccttacttccattatattaccagttaattgtgtggaaataagattatgtCATGAGAGTTATAGCATTGCtaaacatatttgtgaaaatagtaCAACGGCATCTGCTTAATTCGTACTAGGTAGGTATACCaaagggtacgcgtacctatgAACCAGTTCGTGAATTCAGATCATTAGGGTACTCGTACTGGGTATGCATATCCCTTACTTATCTATTCACGAACTCAGGaccatactgggtatgcgtacctccccTCATTCACGAATTCTGAACATTATGGTACGAGTACTCGGTATACATACCTACATACTTTCCGGAACTTCAGATATCTAGGATACGCATACTGGGTATGGATACCTACCAAGAGTCCAGATTTcagtagttctgaaaactctgttTCGATGTTTCAGAATATTCCCAATTACCATAGATATAAATACTATTGCTTGTGCAATTTCCAAATAATTTATTTGACACAAtaatagttcttgaacaataaaatTTTCGAACTAGGATTGCTATATGGACCTATGAACATCCAttacttgaatcatattttgagatgtttaacaagacaagcttgtctcgaaatttcttctttgcaataatataaatctactagaagtcatacgacatagtctcaattagatagaatggtaatattatgagtaaatagaatggtttattattcacataccttttcgttgatgaagttctccaaatatcttcgtTTAATCTCCAGTCTTCAACCTTCGAGGGTTTTTcggtgatgtttgatactcaactaccatactctaatcctagtatgaggcttgacttgacttgacttaagtagattagaaatcaagatatatttttttgGATCgaacattgataacaagcttgagatacaaaAACTTgggagttcgaccaagcagtgctctaacaaagttcATCAGAGTATTAGGCCAAGTTTAGGTGAGTTCCAAGTCTGAAATCATACCTCCCAGCTCACCAACCAAGTAAGACCGTGGGGCGAGTTAAATACTTGACTATGTACTAATTATTGCTCTAATAGGAAAAATAACGGAATTTTTTTCGGACAGGtttaaaaaaggaaaaatattagAGGCTTATGTTGTATTTTTATTGAAAGGAAACAATATCCGTCTAAGAATTTGATGCAAATCAAAGCCTCTGCATTTACTTCCTCACCACTCTAATAATTCAAACTCTTCCAGAAGATCAATGCAAATTATACAAATAAAAAGAAGTTGGTCGTACATTAGAGAACGAAGGTGAAGACCATCCCTCAAACTAACACCTTCCTTGTTTGGACTAGACTTGGATCCAAGATTGACCAGCTTGACCCAAGTCGAATATCAGATCATtaatttgtgttattttttactCGCTTTTCCGTCGACTAATTTGAGGTGTGAATAAGCTCATTATCTGATTCAAAAATATTTGTGtgaactatgtttttttttttgtacccgATTCTCTTTATATAAGACCAGATTTTAAAGAAAGTTAATAATCCTACTATTTAATAAATTTGGAGTCAGATATAATAATTCGGATTTAGAtatgagggaggatccatggacactcttagatggacactaTCACACATGATTTTGCACCATTTTCTCTGCATAATCCAAGTGACAATgaatttaaatataatattttgatgacacATACCTCTTATAatactctacattcctaccaaaaatgactGCAATTCGAGATACCAAACCTCATCGTTTACCGATCTCAATTTCCACCGACAACTTTTAACGGCTGATATTCAAAGAGGTAGATGGTGATGTTGTACATCTCGAATTATGCTCATATTGAGTACGAATGTAGAATCTTATAAGAGGAACGTACCATCTAAATATCAGATTCAACTTAATTGTCGTTCAGGTTTTGTAAAGAAAATGACACAAATCATGTGTGATAGTGTCCATGTAAGAGtatccatggatcctccctctttAGATATAATGAACCATAGTCATACGAGCCAGAAAGAGATAAACAACCGGCAAATCTTTTTAATACTGGGTCTTCTCTTACTAAAACTAAGGAATGTTCTTGTGAGTTATGGACACTAGGCCCAATACCAAGTAATAAGCaattatttcaaatccaaattaaTCGTATTCGGGCAACTTTATAACTTTTATTGATGGGCTTATAATATGAAACTTGAATgatttttttggatcatggttttttttgggggaccatggtcttattaggccaccgTCCCtttagttataaggggtgtcctagaacattgaaatgactaacctacccttaatctaaattaatttaaaaccaacacaataaccacctctctctatatatatatataaccaccatctcctctcaccaccacctcccaccaccgattaccaccaccaccaccgcctaccaccaccaccaccgcctaccaccgccgattaccaccaccaccaaccactgattaccaccaccgccgattaccaccaccaccacctccaattatcaccaccaacaaccaccgattaccaccaccacctccgattaccaccatcaccactatatatatagcttaatttaaaacattaacaaagatattctcacaaacccattacttgtcattcgtttttggttgaataaatgagaactaatcatcaaaatgagttgaagatggaagtttcagagaggtttaatggagctTTTTTTccagtaaaaagttcggttatcacaaattattattttttttaccgaactcaaagttcggttgattcgcaaaaaattacttttaaccgaactccttgtattagaacaatacaagtccataagttcggttcgtttgcaaaattattaagttttctttgtaaccgaactctacctataagcgcagttcggttgattcgcaaaatatgttgaagttggCGAACCAatcgaacttctaacactaggttacttttaacctgaagttcggttgggaacttggttgcgttgaagtttgcaaaCCAACCGAACAAacaagatgtactcaaataaattgtcaagttcaaagttcggttacctaccattttatcctaggtaaccgaacattgcaatgtacgaccaaaacctccattaacgagcgagttcggtaacatgcgtgtttggaaaatgtaaccgaactacattttcaggtgtgttcggttacatgttcttgacatatagtaaccgaactacactttcagatgtgttcggttacatgttgttgacatatggttaaccgaactggcccaaatttacataaaaaatttcatttttttgaaagtttggagcaattcaaccaacattatctaagtttgaagcatacctgggtacccaaatacccttcctccagttgtggttggtaaaatccatcgtttttgatgttttccttcttcatcttctctaactttactctctcataattctacttctttaaaaaaaaactcatctgattttttaatctcactaattatttttaacttaatcatctcactaatcattacactaactattattaacactagctaatcatcacccaaaattaatcaagagggtaatttaggtattaatataaatatgtagacaaggggtgacctatatttacttctaatgtctttacccaaaataaaatcatggtcccccaagaaaaatcatggtcccaaaaaatcgttctaaaacTTGCGCAGTGTTGGGCTTCATTTCATTTTTCAAGGATACATGCGCCATTTTGTTAAAAGGTCGACAAATATTTAGTCAACTTGCTGAAAAATGCACGTGGATATGGTCGTGCCTCGCGTGGGTGCGTGGTTCATATAAATTGCGAGTCTGCTAGGACCACCATAAGGTGAATATCTGGCTCAGCAGAGAAGCATGCCTATCACAAAAAGCAttccaacccaaaaaaaaaaaaaaaaatattgaaagaaaaaaaaactttgaagACGCAAATTAAAAGTTGGTAAAAAGAGACTGATTGGAAATGTAGGCAGCTATTTAAATATGCAGAGACCACAAGTTGAACTTACCAGAATTCGAATTGTAAACTGAGATAATAAATCATTAGCCAGCCATGAAAAGTATTGTGGAGAATGATCAGAGCAACATGAAAGGAGGAGTACTAGTATCCAGTAATAGTCATGAACACCACCATCACCAAGAAGAAgataacaagaagaagaagaaaatgaaactagTGATTCTAATAGTGAATTGCATATTCTTATCGGTAGCACAAATAACAGGTCCATTGCTGCTAAGGGTTTACTACTTACATGGTGGTCAAAGAAAATGGTTATCAAGTTGGTTGCAAACTGTAGCTTTTCCATTTCTTCTCATACCTATCTCCGTTTCATGGTttaaatcgaaatcaaaatctcATGATTCTCGATCAATATCAGCAATTGATGTAAACCCGACGACTGACCGGAAGCTAAGATTTGGTGGTTTCAGTCCTAAACTTTTCATATCATGTATTTTCTTGGGGATTATAGTTGGTTTAGACAGTTTTCTATATGCTTATGGTGTAAGCTATCTCCCTGTTTCAACTTCTTCACTGTTGATGTCTACTCAACTAGCTTTTACTGCTGCATTTGCTCTACTTCTTGTTAGGCAGAAGTTTACTCCGTATTCGATTAATTCGGTTGTGTTGTTAACTCTTGGTGCTGTTGTTTTGGCTTTCCATACTAATGGTGATAAACCTATTGGTGTCTCGAAGGATCAATACTTCTTGGGGTTCTTTGTAACTCTTGGTGCAGCTGCACTATTTGGGTTTATGTTGCCTTTTATCGAGTTAGTGTACAGGAAAGCATGCGAAGCTGTAACATATGATCTGGTGATGCGGATGCAGTTTATAATTTCAATGGTTGCAACAGTTTTTTGCACCATTGCCATGTTAATCAACAAGGACTTTCAGGTGAAAATCGTCTCATTTATAGAACATTTTCTTAACTAGAACAGTTTAATTATCGAGTTAATTAAACATATCTGACttaatttgtttttgattttttgtgcATTTTTTAGGCTATTAGCAGAGAAGCAAAGGGTTTTGAACTTGGAGAAACAAAGTATTACATAGTATTAATATTTACAGCCGTATCGATGCAATGTGCCGTAGTGGGAACTTTGGGTGTAATACATTGTGCATCATCTTTATTCAGTGGAGTTCTTATGACACTACTCCTTCCAATTCAACAAATCTGTGCAATATTTTTCTTTAATGAGAAATTCAGTGCAGAAAAAGGAATGTCATTAGGTCTATCTATATGGGGTTTTGCTTCTTATTTCTATGGCGAATATaagcaaacaaaaaagaagacgAATCAGCACAAGGCAGTACCGATTAACAGCCAAGAAATCCCTGATGAAGTTTGAAAATTCTTGTTCCTGGGAGAAACTTACTATATGTAATTCCCTCCTGCGATAACAAGTTTGGCTTCTTTGTAGTTTCAATATTGAATCGGATGGTCAATTAAGTCAACGTGAAGTCACTTACATGAACATTGTACAATTTTGCAATTCCCGATCGATCTCTAAATTTATACCAAAAACTTGGTTGCGAAAAAACCTAAATCCCCCTATATCAAATTACTGCAAGTTTAGCTTGAGAAGGGAGGTCTTCGTCCCGCTCTAACTCCGAACTCTGCTTCTTCAGATGAAATCCCATAATATAACATTCCTTCCATCCTCTTTTATGCAGACTTTGAAATACTTAAGCTTTTGGCCATATTTAATTTCTTGTTTCCTCGGCTTCTCCTGCAAACGCCTGAAATGGATTTTGCACCTGTCACATCATGTTGAAGGTTAAACCAAGATAGTGTGAACACAGTGTTTCATATACGGAGGACACTAGTTTTGAAACTAGTTTATAGTGTGAACACGATTTTTTTTATATACGGTGCCAGTTTTAGGAAACTGGTTTATAGCGTCAACACGGTTTTTTCTTATATACAGAAGGTGTCTGTTTTAGGAAACTTTATTACGGAGGAGTTTGTTTGGCTTACAAATTTGTTTAGAGTTTTGAGTTTCTAGAAGAATTCTATGTTTAGaatttgagttatattaggaaagtgttttCGTAATCGTTAAGTCCGTTAAACAATATATATAAGATGTTGAGCCATGAGTTTGAATTACATCAATAGAGAGAATTATTTGAGTTACGTTTTATGTTCATTaaatctttgatatcagattttctacacgtCATTCAAAGCAATACCAGTACCGGATTTATAATTTGAAACCTTCTCTTGCTTAATCTTTTAAAAATTATTTAGCTAACATGAAAAAATTAAGAATGGATTGGGAGGAACACAGCAAAGAGCTAGCTAGGAAAAGGGGCCTCAGGACACTTAATTTTCCTTAACTAACGGATGCCCCATGCAGGTCGTGTTTTGCCATTTTGATTAAAGAGAAAAAGACCTGCTGAAAGTATTCAAAAGAAAAGTGGAACTTGAAGAATTAAAATGACATTAATTTATTAAATTTCCAAGGAAATAAATTTATTATATTCTCATTCTCAGTTTGATGGCATTGTCCCTTAAGAACCTAATTCGCAGTACTCCGCAGCAGCGAATGAGAGTGAACCATCCTTCACATTATACAAAATTCATTTATTAGTTTGTTGCATGGC
This is a stretch of genomic DNA from Papaver somniferum cultivar HN1 chromosome 1, ASM357369v1, whole genome shotgun sequence. It encodes these proteins:
- the LOC113311539 gene encoding purine permease 1-like — protein: MKSIVENDQSNMKGGVLVSSNSHEHHHHQEEDNKKKKKMKLVILIVNCIFLSVAQITGPLLLRVYYLHGGQRKWLSSWLQTVAFPFLLIPISVSWFKSKSKSHDSRSISAIDVNPTTDRKLRFGGFSPKLFISCIFLGIIVGLDSFLYAYGVSYLPVSTSSLLMSTQLAFTAAFALLLVRQKFTPYSINSVVLLTLGAVVLAFHTNGDKPIGVSKDQYFLGFFVTLGAAALFGFMLPFIELVYRKACEAVTYDLVMRMQFIISMVATVFCTIAMLINKDFQAISREAKGFELGETKYYIVLIFTAVSMQCAVVGTLGVIHCASSLFSGVLMTLLLPIQQICAIFFFNEKFSAEKGMSLGLSIWGFASYFYGEYKQTKKKTNQHKAVPINSQEIPDEV